The following proteins are co-located in the Ruminococcaceae bacterium KH2T8 genome:
- a CDS encoding large subunit ribosomal protein L7/L12, protein MASENITKILDEIKALSVTELFDLEKAIEEEFGVSAAAVVAAAPAAGGEAGGAAEKTEFTVMLKSFGDSKMNVIKAVKDVLGLGLKDAKELVEKAPVALKENVAKDEAEELVKKLSETGAELELK, encoded by the coding sequence ATGGCTAGTGAGAATATCACAAAGATCCTCGACGAGATTAAGGCTCTTTCCGTTACAGAGCTTTTCGACCTCGAGAAGGCAATTGAAGAAGAGTTTGGCGTATCTGCTGCAGCTGTTGTTGCTGCTGCTCCCGCAGCTGGCGGTGAGGCAGGCGGTGCTGCTGAGAAGACAGAGTTCACTGTAATGCTCAAGAGCTTCGGTGATTCCAAGATGAACGTTATCAAGGCTGTTAAGGATGTTCTTGGTCTTGGTCTTAAGGACGCTAAGGAGCTTGTTGAGAAGGCTCCCGTTGCTCTTAAGGAGAACGTTGCTAAGGATGAGGCTGAGGAGCTTGTTAAGAAGCTTTCCGAGACAGGCGCTGAGCTCGAGCTCAAGTAA
- a CDS encoding putative ABC transport system ATP-binding protein, giving the protein MSMLEVKNLKKVYTTRFGGNKVTALSNVNFTVERGEYVAIMGESGSGKTTLLNILAALDKPTEGEVILEGKSLNKVSDKSLAAFRRERLGFVFQEFNLLDNFSLRDNIYLPLVLAGEKPDEMKKKITPIANKLGISDLLEKYPYEVSGGQKQRAAVARAIITKPDILLADEPTGALDSGSTDELLRLFRQINEDGQSILMVTHSVKAASTAGRVLFIKDGVVYHQLYRANMGSEEFYRKISDSLTALVGSGEQ; this is encoded by the coding sequence ATGTCGATGCTTGAAGTCAAGAATCTCAAGAAAGTCTACACGACAAGATTCGGTGGGAATAAGGTAACAGCATTATCCAATGTAAATTTCACGGTCGAAAGAGGCGAATATGTAGCGATCATGGGTGAGTCGGGATCGGGAAAGACCACGCTCCTCAATATCCTTGCAGCTTTAGATAAGCCTACGGAAGGCGAAGTCATCCTGGAAGGTAAGAGCCTTAATAAGGTAAGCGATAAGTCTCTGGCGGCTTTCAGGAGAGAGAGGCTCGGATTCGTATTCCAGGAGTTCAATCTTCTGGACAACTTCTCTCTTCGCGATAACATCTATCTTCCTCTCGTTCTTGCGGGAGAAAAGCCTGACGAGATGAAAAAGAAGATAACTCCCATTGCTAATAAGCTCGGAATAAGCGATCTTCTCGAGAAGTATCCCTATGAAGTCTCGGGAGGTCAAAAGCAGAGAGCTGCTGTAGCAAGAGCGATAATCACAAAGCCTGATATCCTGCTGGCGGATGAACCCACGGGTGCTCTTGATTCCGGATCTACCGATGAGCTCTTAAGGCTCTTCAGACAGATCAATGAGGACGGTCAGTCGATCCTCATGGTAACTCACTCGGTAAAGGCGGCAAGTACAGCAGGCCGCGTGCTCTTCATAAAGGACGGCGTTGTCTACCATCAGCTCTACAGAGCCAATATGGGTTCGGAGGAATTCTACAGGAAGATCTCCGATTCGTTGACTGCACTTGTCGGTTCGGGGGAGCAGTAA
- a CDS encoding SSU ribosomal protein S3P yields MGQKVNPHGLRVGVIKDWDTRWYADKKTFSDFLVEDKQIRDFISKQSDVIIKNASKNSKKPIDESRKNVAGISSIGIERKGADKTTVVLNVARPGLVIGSKGAGIEALTKSLSKKFGKDFKVEVKEVKNVDSNAKLVAENIASQLENRISFRRAMKKAMSSAMKQGIKGIKTTCSGRLGGAEIARSESYHEGTIPLQTLRADIDYGFAEANTTYGVIGVKVWIYNGEILPEKKAVATTEGGEN; encoded by the coding sequence ATGGGTCAGAAAGTTAACCCCCATGGTTTAAGGGTAGGCGTTATCAAGGATTGGGATACACGTTGGTATGCCGATAAGAAGACATTCAGTGATTTCCTTGTCGAGGACAAGCAGATCCGTGATTTCATCTCTAAGCAGTCTGATGTGATCATCAAGAACGCTTCCAAGAATTCCAAGAAGCCCATCGATGAGAGCCGTAAGAACGTTGCAGGTATCTCCTCGATCGGTATCGAGCGTAAGGGCGCTGATAAGACAACTGTAGTTCTCAACGTTGCAAGACCCGGTCTTGTTATCGGTTCCAAGGGCGCAGGCATCGAGGCTCTTACAAAGTCCCTCTCCAAGAAGTTCGGTAAGGATTTCAAGGTTGAGGTTAAGGAAGTTAAGAACGTTGATTCCAACGCTAAGCTCGTTGCAGAGAACATCGCTTCTCAGCTCGAGAACCGTATCAGCTTCAGAAGAGCAATGAAGAAGGCTATGTCTTCCGCTATGAAGCAGGGTATCAAGGGAATCAAGACAACATGTTCCGGTCGTCTCGGCGGTGCCGAGATCGCAAGATCCGAGTCTTATCACGAGGGTACAATTCCTCTGCAGACACTTCGCGCTGACATCGACTACGGCTTCGCTGAGGCTAACACAACATACGGTGTTATCGGTGTAAAGGTATGGATCTACAACGGCGAGATCCTTCCTGAGAAGAAGGCTGTCGCAACAACTGAAGGAGGCGAAAACTAA
- a CDS encoding LSU ribosomal protein L3P, with the protein MTKFIIGKKSGMTQLFDENGNVIPATVIEVEPMYVLQNKTVENDGYKAVKVGTGTVREKLVNKPDKGQFKKADVEVKRYIREFQTEEEYSLGQEIKVSDMFEVGDHVDVSGVSKGKGYAGNIKRHGQKGGPSGHGSMYHRRVGSMGANSTPARVLPGKKMPGHMGAVNCTVQNLSVVMVDGDRGILVLRGAVPGPKGGLVTVESSVKAK; encoded by the coding sequence ATGACGAAATTCATTATTGGCAAGAAGTCCGGTATGACACAGCTCTTTGATGAGAACGGCAACGTTATCCCGGCAACCGTAATTGAAGTAGAGCCTATGTACGTGCTCCAGAACAAGACGGTTGAAAATGACGGTTACAAGGCAGTCAAGGTCGGTACCGGAACAGTTCGCGAGAAGCTTGTGAACAAGCCCGACAAGGGACAGTTCAAGAAGGCTGACGTAGAGGTTAAGCGCTACATCCGCGAGTTCCAGACAGAGGAAGAGTATTCCCTCGGTCAGGAGATCAAGGTCTCCGATATGTTCGAAGTTGGCGATCATGTTGATGTAAGCGGTGTATCCAAGGGTAAGGGTTATGCCGGTAACATCAAGCGTCACGGACAGAAGGGTGGTCCTTCCGGTCACGGTTCCATGTACCACAGAAGAGTAGGTTCCATGGGTGCCAACTCTACACCTGCACGTGTTCTTCCCGGCAAGAAGATGCCCGGACATATGGGTGCGGTAAATTGCACAGTTCAGAATTTGAGCGTCGTTATGGTTGACGGCGACAGGGGAATCCTCGTACTCAGAGGCGCAGTTCCCGGTCCTAAGGGTGGTCTCGTAACAGTTGAGTCCTCCGTTAAGGCTAAGTAA
- a CDS encoding DNA-binding response regulator, OmpR family, contains REC and winged-helix (wHTH) domain: MSHRILIVEDDMTIASQMKIALENWGYEVCLTEDFSDPLAEFVKYNPHLVLMDITLPFNNGFFRCSKIREVSNVPVIFVSSASDNLNMITAINMGGDDFITKPFDFNVMLAKIKAVLRRTYDFAGSSTQYMEHRGAVYNPADSTLSYNGERIDLTKNESKILNALISKKGSIVSRNRLMEQLWNDDLFVDENTLSVNVNRLRRKLDEAGLNDFIKTKKGQGYIIE, from the coding sequence GTGAGCCATAGGATACTGATAGTCGAAGATGACATGACGATCGCATCTCAGATGAAGATAGCACTCGAAAACTGGGGATATGAGGTGTGTCTTACCGAAGATTTCAGTGATCCTTTGGCAGAATTCGTAAAGTATAATCCCCACCTTGTTCTCATGGATATAACTCTCCCATTCAACAACGGATTCTTCAGATGTTCGAAGATCAGGGAAGTATCGAATGTCCCGGTTATCTTCGTATCATCCGCCAGTGATAACCTCAATATGATCACAGCTATCAATATGGGCGGCGACGATTTTATCACCAAGCCCTTTGACTTTAATGTGATGCTTGCCAAGATAAAGGCGGTCCTGAGAAGGACATACGATTTCGCAGGAAGCAGCACTCAGTATATGGAGCACAGGGGAGCAGTCTATAACCCTGCTGATTCAACACTTTCGTATAACGGAGAAAGGATCGACCTTACGAAGAACGAGAGCAAGATCCTGAATGCTCTTATCTCGAAGAAGGGAAGTATCGTCTCCAGGAACCGACTCATGGAGCAGCTCTGGAACGATGATCTTTTTGTTGACGAGAATACATTGAGTGTAAATGTTAACCGATTGAGAAGGAAACTCGACGAAGCGGGACTTAACGATTTCATAAAGACCAAGAAGGGTCAGGGCTATATCATTGAATGA
- a CDS encoding SSU ribosomal protein S10P, protein MATQKLRIKIKAYDHQLLDESAASIIAAVERTGASFSGPIPLPTEKEIVTILRSPHKYKDSREQFEQRTHKRLIDVYAPTAKTVDALQKLDMPAGVSIEIKV, encoded by the coding sequence ATGGCAACACAGAAGCTCAGAATCAAGATCAAGGCTTACGATCACCAGCTCCTCGACGAGAGCGCAGCAAGCATCATCGCAGCAGTAGAGCGCACAGGTGCAAGCTTCAGCGGACCTATCCCGCTCCCTACAGAGAAGGAGATCGTTACTATCCTTCGTTCTCCTCACAAGTACAAGGATTCTCGTGAGCAGTTCGAGCAGAGAACACACAAGCGTTTGATCGACGTATACGCACCTACGGCTAAGACGGTAGATGCACTTCAGAAGCTTGACATGCCTGCCGGTGTTTCTATCGAGATCAAGGTCTGA
- a CDS encoding SSU ribosomal protein S19P, with product MSRSTKKGYFVQDALMKKIKALNEANDKKIVQTWSRSSTIYPEFVGHTIAVYDGRKHVPVYVTEDMIGHKLGEFAPTRKFGGHVGEKSAGAR from the coding sequence ATGAGTAGATCTACTAAGAAGGGCTATTTTGTACAAGACGCTCTTATGAAGAAAATTAAGGCTTTGAACGAAGCTAACGACAAGAAGATCGTTCAGACATGGTCTCGTTCTTCTACAATCTATCCTGAGTTCGTAGGCCACACAATCGCTGTATATGACGGACGTAAGCATGTTCCTGTATATGTTACAGAGGATATGATCGGTCACAAGCTTGGTGAGTTCGCTCCTACACGTAAGTTCGGCGGACACGTTGGCGAGAAGTCCGCAGGCGCACGCTGA
- a CDS encoding LSU ribosomal protein L23P gives MSKAPQDIIKAPVITEKSAGEIADGKYTFKVAVDAKKPEIASAVEQLFGVKVTRVNTANFDGKLKRQRYQIGRTPAFKKAVVTIDTEGADVTYLGKGGKSTKAGKKYKTSIEEFGFGQ, from the coding sequence ATGAGTAAGGCACCTCAGGACATCATCAAGGCTCCGGTTATCACGGAGAAGTCTGCAGGCGAGATCGCAGACGGTAAGTACACATTTAAGGTTGCTGTAGATGCAAAGAAGCCCGAGATCGCAAGTGCTGTTGAGCAGCTCTTCGGTGTAAAGGTTACACGCGTTAACACAGCTAACTTTGACGGAAAGCTCAAGAGACAGCGTTACCAGATCGGTAGAACACCTGCTTTCAAGAAGGCTGTAGTTACTATCGACACAGAGGGCGCAGATGTTACTTATCTCGGCAAGGGCGGTAAGTCCACAAAGGCCGGCAAGAAGTACAAGACATCTATCGAAGAGTTTGGATTCGGCCAGTAA
- a CDS encoding LSU ribosomal protein L10P, which yields MPSEKILAAKKQVVADLVESFKGAATFVFASARGLTVEQDTNLRNELRKNDVKYQVVKNTTLRLVFKELGIEGLDELLKGPTAVAFSNDVIAPAKVLSKFAEEYEPLEIKGGIIEGRVADKAEIDALAKVPDKETLYSQVVYGLLFPFTKLAMLVKAVAEKAQEESGVAAEPVAEEAPAAAEAPAEEAAAPAEEAPAAEAEPVTAEAPAEA from the coding sequence ATGCCTAGTGAAAAAATTCTGGCTGCTAAGAAGCAGGTCGTTGCAGACCTCGTAGAGTCCTTTAAGGGCGCAGCTACATTCGTATTCGCTTCCGCACGTGGTCTTACAGTTGAGCAGGACACGAATCTTCGTAACGAGCTTCGTAAGAACGACGTTAAGTATCAGGTAGTAAAGAATACGACTCTTCGCCTTGTATTCAAGGAGTTGGGTATTGAAGGTCTCGACGAGCTTCTCAAGGGACCTACAGCTGTAGCTTTCTCTAACGACGTTATTGCACCCGCAAAGGTTCTTAGTAAGTTCGCTGAGGAGTATGAGCCCCTTGAGATCAAGGGTGGTATCATCGAGGGCAGAGTTGCCGACAAGGCAGAGATCGATGCTCTTGCAAAGGTACCCGACAAGGAGACTCTTTACAGTCAGGTCGTCTATGGTTTGCTTTTCCCGTTTACAAAGCTTGCCATGCTCGTCAAGGCTGTTGCCGAGAAGGCACAGGAAGAAAGCGGCGTAGCTGCTGAGCCTGTTGCTGAGGAGGCACCCGCTGCTGCAGAAGCTCCCGCTGAGGAAGCTGCTGCTCCCGCAGAAGAGGCACCTGCTGCTGAGGCAGAGCCTGTAACAGCTGAAGCACCCGCTGAAGCATAA
- a CDS encoding LSU ribosomal protein L4P, whose amino-acid sequence MAKLDIYNLSGAVTGSIELSDDIFGIEPNANAIAVVIRNQLANRRQGTSSTKTRSEVRGGGKRPWRQKGTGRARHGSTRSAQYVGGGIIFGPKPRDYSYTVPKKIKRLAIKSALSSKLLDKKIIVVDDMNLDEIKTAAVVKALKALNADKGALIVTEEKNEKVILSARNIPDVKTSLVNTINVFDILKYDSFLVTKAAVEKIQEVYV is encoded by the coding sequence ATGGCTAAATTAGATATTTACAATCTTAGCGGTGCCGTTACGGGTTCGATCGAGCTCTCGGATGACATCTTCGGTATTGAGCCTAATGCCAATGCTATTGCAGTTGTGATCCGTAATCAGCTTGCTAATCGCCGTCAGGGCACATCCAGCACTAAGACAAGAAGCGAAGTAAGAGGCGGCGGTAAGCGCCCCTGGAGACAGAAGGGAACAGGTCGTGCACGTCACGGTTCCACACGTTCCGCTCAGTATGTTGGCGGCGGAATCATCTTTGGACCCAAGCCCAGAGATTACAGCTACACGGTTCCCAAGAAGATCAAGAGACTTGCTATCAAGTCTGCTCTTTCTTCCAAGCTCCTTGACAAGAAGATCATCGTTGTTGATGACATGAACCTTGACGAGATCAAGACAGCAGCAGTTGTTAAGGCTCTTAAGGCTCTCAACGCAGATAAGGGTGCTCTCATCGTAACAGAAGAGAAGAACGAGAAGGTTATCCTCTCCGCTAGAAACATCCCTGATGTTAAGACTTCTCTTGTTAATACGATCAATGTATTCGACATCCTTAAGTACGACAGCTTCCTCGTAACAAAGGCTGCTGTAGAGAAGATTCAGGAGGTATACGTATGA
- a CDS encoding putative ABC transport system permease protein, whose protein sequence is MGNIYSKLALTSIRKNRAFYVPYIISSGIMIALFFIVTALTLDPYLREMHGGLTLIDLLNMGVPVVALLSLIFIFYISSFIMKRRKKELGLYSVLGMEKKHIIAIVSRENFVVATLSILFGIILGLIFKKISQLVLLKITHSDADFGFDIPWKATIVTVLIFAVIFFVVSVASSAEILLRSTLGYLKSGNAGEKKPKANWFVGILGMAVLATGYALACAVDDAVSAFTFFFPAVILVIIGTYLVFVAGSVLILHIMKKNKNYYYKTEHMISISGMIYRMKRNGMGLATICILSTMVLVMISSVTTVLFLNQENMNKQYPYDFCASAAPVDYSAEKAILIDPEILREEAEETASRTGCEIKDFDYYYLLGLCAVVTDGNNIDFWQDFEDYYNVYVMDLDSYNRVTDQTVELEEGQIGLYCENIPDILGDEITIANRKSYSKIDLPAQPEVMLENAVMTYSRADVFLVVSDLDELVSVDRILLEKWNELFMEDGGPAYWNLSRVYTEYNIEGDDREFFIEYGKDHLQELSEEELTYMNTNWGRWEDGTNENVFSKVMFVDYFYSLYGGLFFLGILLSVACITIAVLVMYFKQILEGYEDAGRFSIMKKVGLSNEDIKKTIYSQIVIVFVLPLLTAGIHTAFAYKMVKRMLILFGVNDATSYFTILLISVLLFSVFYGIVFMITGKNYFRIVGDADKAYA, encoded by the coding sequence ATGGGAAATATCTATTCTAAGCTCGCGCTTACTTCCATAAGGAAGAACAGGGCATTTTATGTTCCGTATATCATATCTTCGGGAATAATGATCGCGCTGTTCTTTATCGTTACGGCATTAACGCTCGATCCATATCTTCGTGAGATGCACGGCGGACTTACGCTTATAGATCTTCTTAATATGGGTGTACCTGTCGTAGCATTACTTTCGCTGATATTTATCTTTTACATAAGCTCCTTTATCATGAAAAGGCGAAAGAAGGAGCTCGGACTATACAGTGTCCTCGGTATGGAAAAGAAACACATAATCGCGATCGTCTCGAGAGAGAATTTCGTCGTTGCGACTCTTTCGATCCTGTTCGGCATAATTCTGGGACTTATATTTAAGAAGATCAGTCAACTGGTGCTCCTTAAGATCACCCACAGTGATGCGGATTTCGGATTCGATATTCCCTGGAAAGCGACCATAGTGACAGTCCTGATCTTCGCGGTCATCTTCTTCGTAGTGTCAGTAGCATCTTCTGCGGAGATTCTCTTAAGATCAACTCTCGGGTACTTAAAGAGCGGCAATGCGGGTGAGAAGAAGCCTAAAGCCAACTGGTTCGTCGGAATCCTCGGTATGGCTGTGCTGGCGACGGGATATGCCCTCGCTTGTGCGGTGGATGATGCCGTATCGGCTTTCACGTTCTTCTTCCCTGCGGTGATCCTCGTCATAATCGGTACGTATCTGGTATTCGTAGCAGGAAGCGTTCTTATCCTTCATATCATGAAGAAGAACAAGAACTATTACTACAAGACGGAGCATATGATCTCCATATCGGGAATGATCTACAGGATGAAGAGAAACGGCATGGGTCTAGCGACTATCTGTATCCTTTCTACCATGGTACTGGTGATGATATCGTCAGTAACGACGGTCCTGTTCCTTAATCAGGAGAATATGAACAAGCAGTATCCGTACGATTTCTGTGCTTCGGCAGCTCCCGTTGACTATTCGGCGGAGAAAGCCATCCTGATCGATCCCGAGATACTTCGTGAGGAAGCTGAAGAGACTGCTTCGCGTACAGGATGCGAGATAAAGGATTTTGATTATTACTATCTTCTCGGTCTTTGCGCCGTAGTAACGGACGGAAACAACATAGATTTCTGGCAGGACTTTGAAGACTATTACAATGTGTACGTCATGGATCTCGACAGTTATAACAGAGTAACGGATCAGACGGTGGAGCTTGAGGAAGGACAGATCGGATTATATTGTGAGAACATTCCTGATATCCTCGGCGACGAGATCACTATCGCAAACAGGAAGTCCTACAGTAAGATCGATCTTCCCGCTCAGCCCGAAGTAATGCTGGAGAATGCTGTCATGACATATTCCAGAGCTGATGTGTTCCTTGTAGTATCGGATCTTGATGAGCTCGTAAGTGTTGATCGTATCCTTCTGGAAAAGTGGAATGAACTCTTTATGGAAGACGGAGGCCCCGCATACTGGAATCTCTCCAGGGTGTATACGGAATACAATATCGAAGGAGATGACAGGGAGTTCTTCATCGAATACGGTAAGGATCATCTCCAGGAACTGAGCGAAGAAGAGCTTACTTATATGAATACCAACTGGGGCAGGTGGGAAGACGGCACCAACGAGAATGTATTCTCCAAGGTCATGTTCGTGGATTACTTCTATTCCCTTTACGGAGGACTGTTCTTCCTGGGAATACTCCTGAGTGTCGCATGTATCACGATCGCAGTGCTCGTCATGTACTTCAAGCAGATCCTCGAAGGATATGAGGATGCCGGAAGGTTCTCGATAATGAAGAAGGTCGGTCTTTCTAACGAGGACATAAAGAAGACGATCTATTCGCAGATAGTCATAGTATTTGTACTTCCTCTCCTGACGGCAGGTATCCACACGGCCTTTGCCTATAAGATGGTCAAGCGAATGCTGATACTCTTCGGAGTCAATGATGCGACTTCCTATTTCACGATACTTCTCATATCCGTTCTGCTGTTCTCCGTATTCTACGGTATCGTATTCATGATAACAGGCAAGAATTACTTTAGGATCGTGGGAGATGCCGACAAGGCATACGCCTGA
- a CDS encoding LSU ribosomal protein L22P: protein MEKIILSKENIEKNREAILEAYAAPAKKSNKLPVPTKKQKKLLGIGKDQGIATAKYVRITPRKVKIVADLIKGQSIDDAYAILMYTQKAASPVLTKVLKSAEANAVNNNGLNRGDLYVADAFANPGPILKRLIPRARGSANRINKRTSHVTVVLKERV, encoded by the coding sequence GTGGAAAAGATTATTTTGAGCAAAGAGAATATCGAGAAGAACCGTGAGGCTATTCTCGAGGCTTATGCGGCTCCTGCTAAGAAGAGCAATAAGCTTCCCGTTCCTACAAAGAAGCAGAAGAAGCTTCTCGGCATCGGCAAGGACCAGGGAATCGCTACTGCTAAGTATGTCCGCATCACACCCAGAAAGGTAAAGATCGTTGCAGATCTTATCAAGGGTCAGTCAATTGATGACGCATATGCAATCCTTATGTACACACAGAAGGCTGCATCTCCCGTCCTCACTAAGGTACTGAAGTCTGCAGAGGCAAACGCAGTTAACAACAACGGTCTCAACAGAGGCGACCTTTATGTTGCAGATGCATTTGCTAATCCGGGCCCGATCCTTAAGCGTCTCATCCCCAGGGCTAGAGGTTCAGCTAACAGGATCAATAAGAGAACAAGTCACGTAACTGTAGTTCTCAAGGAAAGAGTATAA
- a CDS encoding LSU ribosomal protein L2P, with amino-acid sequence MAVKTFNPTSPAVRQMTVADYSVLTKKAPEKSLLKTGKKHAGRNSYGRITVRHQGGGNRKKIRIIDWKRTKDSVPATVVAIEYDPNRTAFIALIQYVDGAKSYILAPNGLKVGDKVVSGTDCDIIAGNVLPIANIPVGTVICCVELKPGKGAQMVRTAGSSAQLMAKEGDFAQVRLPSGEVRMVSVKCRAMIGEIGNAEHENVNIGKAGRKRHMGVRPSVRGVVMNPNDHPHGGGEGKSPIGLPGPVTPWGVPTLGKKTRNKKKQSNKYIVKSRKG; translated from the coding sequence ATGGCAGTTAAAACATTTAATCCTACTTCTCCGGCAGTTCGACAGATGACAGTCGCTGACTATTCTGTCCTTACTAAGAAGGCACCTGAGAAGAGCCTTCTCAAGACCGGCAAGAAGCATGCAGGCCGTAACTCATACGGTCGCATCACAGTTCGTCACCAGGGTGGCGGAAACAGAAAGAAGATCCGTATCATCGATTGGAAGAGAACAAAGGATTCCGTACCTGCAACAGTTGTTGCTATCGAGTACGATCCCAACAGAACAGCTTTCATCGCTCTTATCCAGTATGTTGACGGTGCTAAGTCCTATATCCTTGCACCTAACGGCCTTAAGGTCGGCGATAAGGTAGTAAGCGGTACAGATTGCGATATCATCGCAGGTAACGTTCTTCCCATCGCTAACATCCCCGTTGGTACAGTTATCTGCTGCGTAGAGCTCAAGCCCGGTAAGGGTGCTCAGATGGTAAGAACAGCAGGTTCTTCCGCGCAGCTCATGGCTAAGGAGGGCGATTTCGCTCAGGTAAGACTTCCTTCCGGCGAGGTTAGAATGGTTTCCGTTAAGTGCCGCGCAATGATCGGTGAGATCGGTAACGCAGAGCACGAGAACGTTAACATCGGTAAAGCAGGACGTAAGCGTCACATGGGTGTAAGACCCTCCGTTCGAGGCGTTGTAATGAACCCCAACGATCACCCTCACGGTGGTGGTGAAGGTAAGTCTCCCATCGGTCTTCCCGGCCCTGTTACACCTTGGGGTGTTCCTACTCTTGGTAAGAAGACCAGAAACAAGAAGAAGCAGTCTAACAAGTATATTGTTAAGAGCAGAAAGGGTTAA
- a CDS encoding Signal transduction histidine kinase, with translation MNDLKSYIRSRIPFAVVIVMILAVSWVLCLLYSLPVSPFVHITYMSIAICLIAVAVDLIRYKGRLDDVRRGVISESEIDPKDAIEQEYIDRIATLESALRDANDSANSRYNEMVDYYTIWAHQIKTPISALSLTAQNIEDDDLRESLMTQIVRIEDYADMVMGYIRLDSETSDLVFAKQSVENIVRQELKKQRSAIVAKGLGLDFNGGEHEAVTDARWLGFAVGQVLSNSIKYSSQGKITILCDDDRIIIKDEGMGIAPEDLPRVFEKGYTGYNGRGDKKSTGIGLYLVRRTMDLLGGDIRIDSEVGKGTEVTLYLTKA, from the coding sequence TTGAATGATCTTAAGAGCTACATAAGATCACGGATTCCTTTCGCGGTAGTTATAGTGATGATACTTGCCGTTTCGTGGGTATTGTGCCTTTTGTATTCGCTGCCCGTAAGTCCTTTCGTTCACATCACATATATGTCGATCGCGATATGTCTGATAGCTGTCGCAGTTGATCTGATCCGCTACAAGGGAAGACTTGATGATGTCAGGAGAGGCGTTATCTCAGAGAGTGAGATCGATCCCAAAGATGCTATCGAACAGGAATATATAGACCGTATAGCTACGCTTGAGTCAGCTCTGCGGGATGCCAATGATTCCGCTAATTCCAGATATAACGAGATGGTCGATTACTATACTATATGGGCTCATCAGATAAAGACACCGATAAGTGCCTTGTCTCTTACAGCTCAGAATATTGAGGACGATGACTTGAGAGAATCTCTTATGACCCAGATCGTAAGGATCGAGGACTATGCGGATATGGTCATGGGCTATATAAGGCTCGACAGCGAGACGAGTGACCTGGTATTCGCAAAGCAGTCTGTCGAGAATATCGTAAGGCAGGAACTGAAGAAACAGAGATCGGCGATAGTCGCAAAAGGACTGGGACTTGATTTCAATGGCGGAGAGCATGAAGCGGTCACGGATGCAAGGTGGCTCGGGTTTGCCGTAGGTCAGGTACTGAGCAACAGTATAAAGTATTCATCTCAGGGCAAGATCACGATACTCTGTGACGATGACAGGATAATCATAAAAGACGAGGGAATGGGAATAGCTCCGGAGGATCTCCCTCGAGTCTTTGAAAAAGGCTATACCGGTTATAACGGCAGGGGAGACAAGAAATCCACCGGCATCGGGCTTTATCTCGTAAGAAGGACGATGGATCTTCTCGGAGGAGATATACGGATCGATTCGGAAGTCGGCAAAGGAACGGAAGTTACACTGTATCTTACAAAAGCGTAA
- a CDS encoding large subunit ribosomal protein L16, whose translation MLLPKRVKHRKQHRGRLSGKAMRGNKVVYGDYGIIATEPCWIRSNQIEAARIAINRYVKRGGKVWIKIFPDKPITKHPAEARMGSGKGAVEYWVAVVKPGRVLFEIAGVTEEQAREAMRLAGHKLPCKVKFVKKEDQVNEG comes from the coding sequence ATGTTACTTCCTAAGAGAGTAAAGCACAGAAAGCAGCACCGTGGTCGCCTTTCAGGTAAGGCAATGCGCGGTAACAAGGTAGTTTACGGTGATTACGGTATCATCGCTACAGAGCCTTGCTGGATCAGATCTAACCAGATCGAGGCAGCACGTATCGCTATCAACAGATACGTTAAGAGAGGCGGTAAGGTCTGGATCAAGATCTTCCCCGATAAGCCCATCACAAAGCACCCCGCTGAGGCTCGAATGGGTTCCGGTAAAGGTGCAGTAGAGTACTGGGTAGCAGTAGTTAAGCCCGGAAGAGTACTCTTCGAGATCGCAGGCGTTACCGAAGAGCAGGCTAGAGAGGCTATGAGACTTGCAGGTCACAAGCTTCCTTGTAAGGTAAAGTTCGTTAAGAAGGAGGATCAGGTAAATGAAGGCTGA